The segment ATCCGCCTCGGTATGTTTGGGGCCGCTGGTCCTGCGCACCATGCCGGACATCAACCCCAGCACCCAAATTATGGGGGACAAAATCCAAATCAGCCCCATAAGGGGACTAGCCAATACTGGCGCAAGATTGCGGGCGTAAAGAACCCCAATAGTTTTGGGCATGATTTCAGAGAACACGAGGATCAGCACCGTAAAGGCTGCGGCGAAAATCCCCATGGATTCCTGCCCGAACACACGGGCCGCTGCGGCTCCGGCAATGGCGGCCCCGGCAGTATTGGCAATGGTGTTCAGCGAAAGAATCGCTGCAATAGGCTTCTCTACATCCGACCGCAGTGTATAGAGAATATTGCCCGATTTCCGGCCTGATTCGCGCAGTTGTTCAATGCGACTCCAGGGCACGGAATACAGGACAGCCTCGGTTACGGAGCAGAAGGCTGAAATACCAACTGCAAGTCCAACGGCCAAAATCAGGTCAAACATGTTAAGACCTTCCTGTGACCTCGAACAGCCGCAGCCGCAAGCCACCCAAGACGGGCAGCAGTCAATCGCGCAGGGCGTGGTTTATCCGATAAGCATTGTTCCATGGCTTTTCTCCTTAGCGATGTAACAGAGCCCCACACCCCGTGCAAGAGACAATATTTGCACAAGTGACCGCCCGACGGGGCTTCCCGCCGCCCGAACACCTGCTCGGACGACATGGGTTCGTCCTTGACTTCAAGCCGCCTCATGCCCCACAAAGAGACCCGTACCGCTATGGAGTTCATCCCATGGCAGGAATAAGACAACATGAAAAATATCCAAACCATCATTCTGGACCGCGACGGTACGGTCATCCACGACAAGCACTATCTGCACGACCCTGACGGTGTGGAACTGCTTCCCGGAGCGGCCAGGGCGTTAGCCAGCTTAACACAGGCAGGGATGAGCCTCTATATCGCCACCAACCAATCCGGCATTGGACGCGGTTACTTTAATGAAAAGGATTACCATGCGGTGGAGCAACGCCTGGACCATATCCTTAAAATAAATGGTGTGCACATTGGGGGGTCGGCCTTTTGCCCCCACGCCCCCGAAGAATGCTGCAACTGCCGCAAGCCCGCGACCGGCCTTTGGGAGACGTTGGTTCAGAACCATGGCCTGAGCCCGGAGACCACGGTGATGATCGGCGACAAAACAGCGGACGTCTCCTTGGGACTAAACGCAAAACTTGCGGCCTCGGTGCTGGTGCTTACGGGCAAGGGCCAAGCCTCCGCCCAAAAACTGGGGCTGCCCGAGCTCACAGAGGCCTGGATGGAATTGACCGAACAACGTGAAGGCTGGCCCCACGTGGTTGCACGTGATCTGGAAGCCGCCTGCGGCTGGTTGTTGTCCAAGATCGGGATGGCTGAATGAAAATCGGCATCTGGAACACCGCCTTCCTGGGCGACGCAATACTGACCCTGCCACTGATCCACACTCTGGCCCGGGCCTATCCCGATGCCGATCTGCATTTTTACGTTCGCAAGGGAGTCGAACCACTGTTCGCGGCCCAACCCGAACTCGCCGCCGTGCACGGTTTCGCCAAACGCGGAAAGCAGAAGGGACTATCTGGAGCATACGCCATGGGGCGTGATCTTTCTCGCCAGGGATTCGACCTGTGGATCAGCCCACACACCAGCTTGCGCAGTGGCCTCATCGCCCGCTGGTCCAGCATTCCCCGCCGCATCGGCTACAATCGGCCACGTTTCAACTCCTTTTTCTACACTCACACGGTGGACCGGGCCTTTGCCCGCTTCGACGAAATCGAACGCCTACTCCGCCTGACCGGCCCTCTGGACCTGACACCGGTCCACGAGCCGACGCTTGTGCTGCCCGACAAGGCCCTGGCCAACGCCGCCGCCTATTTCCATGCAATGGATGATGCCCCGGTCCTGGGCATCCACCCCGGCTCCACCTGGCCCACCAAACAATGGCCCGAAGCCTACTTCAGCAGAGTCATTGATCTGGCGGTGGAAGCAGGGGCGCGAGTCCTGGTCTTCGGCGGACCTGGCGAGGAAGACGTTGCCGCCCGTGTTGTGGCTGGAGCGCAAACGCCACACAAGCACGACCGCGTCGCCGACCTCTCCGGGCACCTCAGCCTGCCGGAGCTCGCCGCCTGGTTGAAACGCCTGAACTGTTACCTGACTGGCGACTCCGGCCCCATGCACCTGGCCTGGGTCCAGGGCACCCCCGTCACCGCCATCTTCGGTCCCACGGTCAAAGACCTGGGGTTCTTCCCACGCGGGG is part of the Desulfovibrio ferrophilus genome and harbors:
- the waaF gene encoding lipopolysaccharide heptosyltransferase II, whose product is MKIGIWNTAFLGDAILTLPLIHTLARAYPDADLHFYVRKGVEPLFAAQPELAAVHGFAKRGKQKGLSGAYAMGRDLSRQGFDLWISPHTSLRSGLIARWSSIPRRIGYNRPRFNSFFYTHTVDRAFARFDEIERLLRLTGPLDLTPVHEPTLVLPDKALANAAAYFHAMDDAPVLGIHPGSTWPTKQWPEAYFSRVIDLAVEAGARVLVFGGPGEEDVAARVVAGAQTPHKHDRVADLSGHLSLPELAAWLKRLNCYLTGDSGPMHLAWVQGTPVTAIFGPTVKDLGFFPRGERSTVIETSLDCRPCSLHGPKQCPQGHHRCMRDLSPEHVFNDVAAKLDVTHG
- a CDS encoding D-glycero-alpha-D-manno-heptose-1,7-bisphosphate 7-phosphatase — protein: MKNIQTIILDRDGTVIHDKHYLHDPDGVELLPGAARALASLTQAGMSLYIATNQSGIGRGYFNEKDYHAVEQRLDHILKINGVHIGGSAFCPHAPEECCNCRKPATGLWETLVQNHGLSPETTVMIGDKTADVSLGLNAKLAASVLVLTGKGQASAQKLGLPELTEAWMELTEQREGWPHVVARDLEAACGWLLSKIGMAE